GTCATTAGGGAGGTCTGGGAAGAAGTGGGCCTATCTTTCTACCCTGAGCGCTATCGGGAAATTATTGGTTCAGGTAAAGATACTCCGGACAGCTGGCTGATTACTTACTTTTGGGGTTATGTTGAACCAACAGGTATTAATCTCAATCCAGAAGAGATAATAGAGGCCAAGTTTTTTACTTTAGAAGAAGTCGGGAAGTTAGATACCGCTTTTGACCACTGGACAGTTATTTGTGAGTTCTTTGCCAATTTTTCCACCATCCGAGAAGGCCGACAATTCCCACCCCTAAAGCTAACCACTTGAGTAACCTGCAAACACAATTTGAGAGTTAAGACAAAACAAGCTTGGCTTATTTGATAAAACAAGCTTGGCTTATTTGATAAAACAAAGGGTAAGTTCTTCTAACACCCGTTTTTCGTTGGGTAAAAGAACAATGGTTTCATTTTCTTCTTCCTCTCTTATTTTCCAGGTATATGACCAAAGTTCTTCATCGGGTTGCGGTAAAGGAACGCCAATAAAAGATTGATTGGTTGAGGGAAGTTCAAAAATGCAAGTTGGCGGACATCTCATCACCGGCAAATCAAAAGAAAGCATTAGCTCGCTTGGAGTAAGTGATTTAACTTGAATAATCTCGTCGGGATTAATCAAATAATGGACGGCAATTATCCCATATGGAGAGATAACTCTTCCCCCTTTCTTTTTGATGAAATTAACAAATAATGATAAATCATTCTCATCGACTTGATCGATGGAAACATGACCCATACCAACCCCGTCCAGAAAAAGGTTTCTTGATTGAAAGAATTGAAAATGTTCAAGGGGCGGAAACCCCTCAAAAGGCCGGAAAGACTCGCCAGGCTTTAGACGTAACGAACTTTCAGATGTTTCTCTTTCAGCTGAAGCCATAGTTTACTGATTAAAGTAGAAGTGTAATTATTGGGTTTGAATTCGGTTATAAGGATGAAAGAAAAACAAGAACATTCCTGTTGTAATCAAGGCCAGAGAGAAAAAAGTCGCCAAGTGAATTTTTCCAACAGCCCAGGTGTCAAGGCGAAAGAATTCGGTAAAGAAACGGATTAGGCCGTAAGAAATTAGGTAATAGGAGAGACCGTGAGTTTTTTGGAATTTGCTGGGCAATAGGATAAAAATTAAGAACATTACTAAGCATAAAGCCGATTCATAAAAAAAGGTGGGGTGGAAGTAAGAATTAGCCGCCAGTTGGGGTGGGCGATATTCGATGGGGACAAACATTTTCCAGGGTAAGTTAGTTGGCGGACCGAAACCCTCATAGTTAAAATAGTTGCCCAGTCGCCCTATTGCTTGAGCGAGCAGTAGGGGCGGAGCGGTTAAGTT
This window of the Patescibacteria group bacterium genome carries:
- the lgt gene encoding prolipoprotein diacylglyceryl transferase, whose amino-acid sequence is MIKPYGLLIAIGLLTIYFYCRLNYQKYQLSFPLAEKGLIWAFIFALIGARVYHIFSTFSYYSHSPLKIFLVWEGGLGIFGAILGGIAGVGLYSKLKHLSPLNLLNLTAPPLLLAQAIGRLGNYFNYEGFGPPTNLPWKMFVPIEYRPPQLAANSYFHPTFFYESALCLVMFLIFILLPSKFQKTHGLSYYLISYGLIRFFTEFFRLDTWAVGKIHLATFFSLALITTGMFLFFFHPYNRIQTQ
- a CDS encoding NUDIX hydrolase, which produces MVEIEKVEKAKRKENLVLAKVARAILLDEKERVLLGVRAKGDEAGKWALIGGKPNEKESLERAVIREVWEEVGLSFYPERYREIIGSGKDTPDSWLITYFWGYVEPTGINLNPEEIIEAKFFTLEEVGKLDTAFDHWTVICEFFANFSTIREGRQFPPLKLTT